A genomic window from Prunus persica cultivar Lovell chromosome G2, Prunus_persica_NCBIv2, whole genome shotgun sequence includes:
- the LOC18787156 gene encoding uncharacterized protein LOC18787156 translates to MASSDDFPLIDSSSHLHAPPRPRDTIDSTTTANNGDFFPRPFPDDPDRSPNQTRTPNTKRSSYYYKKLKPSSANPNPTTSTTEAESSSGQEMASQRGDYRKDREEWSDTAIACLLEAFTEKFNQLNRGNLRGRDWEEVAEMVSERCGTGGGNKSTYKTVEQCKNKIDNLKKRYKVELQRITSSGLGASHWHWFKKLEVILGSSLVPKGGGGSDEERSGGRANSNVAKQPKRYTPGSTGFTNNLKSKSMPNVKWKRVMLKISGAALAGDCQSIDPKVATQIAEEVARACRLGVEVAIVVGGCNFFCGDTWVSSTGLDRSAAYQIGMMATVMNSVLLQSALEKVGVQARVQTALTMPEVSEPYNRLRAIRHLEKGRVVIFGGIGAGTGNYLFTTDIAAALRASELNAEAVLKGTNFNGIYECHSGSNSVTVDHTCYREVVSRGITSVDVMALTYCEENGIPVVIFNLLEPGNISRALCGDQVGTLIDQAGRIG, encoded by the exons atgGCTTCCTCCGACGATTTCCCTCTGATCGACTCCTCCTCTCACCTCCACGCGCCGCCGCGCCCCCGCGACACAATCGactccaccaccaccgccaACAACGGCGATTTCTTCCCCCGACCCTTCCCCGACGACCCGGACCGGAGTCCGAACCAGACCCGAACCCCCAACACTAAACGGAGCTCTTACTActacaaaaaactcaaacccTCCTCcgcaaaccctaaccctaccACCAGCACTACCGAAGCCGAGTCCTCCAGCGGACAGGAAATGGCGTCGCAGCGGGGTGACTATCGGAAGGACCGCGAGGAGTGGAGCGACACGGCCATCGCGTGTCTTCTAGAAGCCTTTACTGAGAAATTCAATCAGCTGAACAGGGGAAACCTGAGAGGGAGGGACTGGGAGGAGGTGGCTGAGATGGTCAGCGAGCGATGTGGGACTGGTGGTGGTAACAAGTCAACGTACAAGACCGTAGAGCAGTGCAAGAATAAGATTgacaatttgaagaaaaggtACAAGGTGGAGCTGCAGAGGATCACTAGTAGTGGGTTGGGGGCCAGTCATTGGCATTGGTTCAAGAAGCTTGAGGTCATTCTGGGGAGTTCTCTTGTGCCTAAAGGCGGCGGTGGTTCGGATGAGGAACGCAGTGGTGGCAGAGCCAATTCTAATGTGGCTAAGCAGCCTAAGAG ATACACACCTGGCAGCACTGGATTTACAAACAACCTGAAATCCAAATCGATGCCAAATGTAAAATGGAAAAGAGTAATGCTTAAAATTAGTGGTGCTGCGTTAGCTGGGGACTGCCAGAGCATCGACCCCAAG GTAGCAACGCAGATTGCTGAGGAAGTGGCAAGAGCTTGCCGTCTTGGAGTGGAG GTAGCAATCGTTGTTGGAGGCTGTAATTTCTTTTGTGGAGACACATGGGTGTCTTCTACTGGATTGGATAGATCTGCAGCATACCAAATTGG TATGATGGCAACAGTCATGAATTCTGTACTACTTCAATCAGCTTTAGAGAAGGTAGGTGTTCAGGCACGGGTCCAAACAGCATTAACAATGCCAGAGGTTTCTGAGCCATATAACAGGCTTCGAGCCATACGACATCTTGAGAAAGGCAGAGTTGTTATATTTGGTGGAATTGGTGCTGGCACTGGAAATTATCTCTTCACCACTGATATTGCAGCAGCCTTGCGAGCTTCTGAGC TTAATGCAGAGGCGGTCCTTAAGGGTACAAACTTTAACGGCATATATGAGTGTCATTCTGGTAGCAACAGTGTCACTGTTGATCATACTTGCTATAGGGAGGTTGTTTCTAGAGGCATTACCTCTGTGGACGTCATGGCATTAACATACTGTGAAGAGAATGGAATTCCTG ttgtaattttcaatttgctgGAACCTGGAAATATTTCAAGAGCTTTATGCGGAGACCAAGTTGGAACTTTGATTGATCAGGCAGGAAGGATTGGCTAA